Genomic window (Candidatus Hydrogenedentota bacterium):
GGTAAACGTTAAACCCACCGCGGATGATCATGTCTTTGATACGATCCAAAATATGGAGGTTGCCGTCTGCATCCAGCATGCCCACATCACCTGTGTGGAACCAACTTCCACGAAATGCCACCGCGGTAGCTTCCGGGTCGCCAAAGTATCCGCACATAACCGTAGGGCCACGAACGACGATTTCTCCCGCTTCTCCTATTGGTTTGTCGTTCATGAGTTCATCGACAATTCTGATTTCCGCGCCCCACATCGGCACGCCGACACTCTCCTTCGCGTAGGGGCGGTCGCGACGGGTGGCAGCCACTACCGCTGTGGTTTCCGAAAGCCCATACCCTTTTTGCAACCGGACTCCGAACACGGATTCCACTTCATCTACCAAATGTGGCGGTACCGGCGCGCCGCCAACGATGCCCGTACGCCAGTGTTCACGTATCTTACCTAAGTCATGATTCCGTAAACCCGGATAATGCAGTAACCCATAGAACATGGTTGGTACGCCGCTAAATATCGTCACATTATAGTGTACCATCGCGCATAATACATGTTCCGGGTCAAAACGGGACTGTAACACTAAGGTCGCCCCCGCATAGAAACCGGCCCCCATCAGCATGGTTTGACCGAGCACGCTGAACAGAGGCGCGGCAACTAAAATGACATCGTCTGAGGAGTATTCCATCACATCACTATACGACAAGCAGGCAACTGCATAATTGGCGTGAGTCAGTTCTGCTCCCTTGGCTCGGCCCGTCGTCCCCGAGGTAAATATAATGTTGCACGAAGCGTCGGCCGCAGTCTGAACACTTGGAAAATGACCGGCATTGTTCTCAAGCCAATCATCCAAAAAATAAATGTTTTCAGAAAAGTAGGAGAGCGCTTCCATCGCACCTATAAGACAGAATTTCGTGCAGGAAGGCGTCTCGAGAAAAGCAGTATATCCCTCGGTCAACATGGGAAGCTGTCCCGCTCCATCATAACACAGGTAAAAGCAAACATCGGCATCCGAGAGATTGCGCGCTATTTCTTCATGTTTCAAAAGAGGGTTCAATGACACCACGACAGCGCCCGCTTTTAAAATACCGTAATAGCACATGACAAAATACGCATTTGTGAGGCAACTCAGCGCTACCCTATCCCCGGGACGGACACCGGCTTTCCGTAACCCATGTGCAACACGATTCGCGAGATCGTTTAATGCTTGAAAAGTATAAACATGGTCGTCCTGTATTATTGCAAGTTTATTGGGATATAATCGCGAGTTCGTTTCTAGTACGGTTGCAATATTCAGCATGAGATATGTGCCTCCGATTATGCATGGAAGGTTTTATATAAAAGTCTTGTTTATCTAAGACAAACGTTTGTCTATTGTATAATAAGTGAGAAGCAAGTGCAAGTTGTGCTCTTCGCTACTGGATACCGGAAGAACTAATATGCAGCGGAAAGAACGCCGACAGGATCACCTGTGCCATTTTTTTGGTTTCACATGAAGGCCCAAAATAGTATCAGGCTCAATTGACATTACCGGATATTCGGCTGATGGGTTGCTTCACTTTTCGGTTTAGTTGCATTTATAACGGTATACTCTTAGAATATCGATTTAAGGTCGACCCATTTCGACAACAGACTCCCCTCCGCAGAGGGATTTACTAGGACGTGTATATATGTCAATAATTCGTACTACTCTTTCTCTTTGCCCACAGTGTGCTTCAGAGATACCCGGTAGTGTGATTCTAAAAAATAATCACGCTTTTTTGTATCGAGAATGCCCGCTGCACGGCTCCAATAAATTACTGCTTTCCCGGCAAGGTTCGCTTTACGTCGATTTGGATCGGTTTTATTTTAATGTCTTAAAAGAGGACACCCCTTGTGGCAGGATTACGAACTATTGGGTGCTTATTAAAGATGCCTGCCAGATGAACTGTCCTTATTGCTCCGTAGAGATGAGGGATCCGTTCTTTGAGGAAATGAGCTTGGAAGAATACCGAACGCTGCTCCCGACCTATAAGAAAGCGAAACATACGTTTACGGGTGGTGAACCCACATTACATCCCCAATTTTTTCAGTTTGTGGAGGAAGCCGTCCGGAACCGAGTAACCGTCCAACTGGCTACAAACGGGATACGACTGGCGGATCCGGATTATTGCAAACGTCTCCAAGATGCCGGCATTGATGAAATTCGACTGTCTATTGACTCTTTTGACCGAGAACAGGCAGCCCGCCTTAGCCTAAGCCAATTTGTTGATGCAAAAATGGCAGCGTTGCGAAACTTGGAAGCGCTTAATTTTCCAACAAGTCTGTCCCCCACGATTTTT
Coding sequences:
- a CDS encoding long-chain fatty acid--CoA ligase, with product MLNIATVLETNSRLYPNKLAIIQDDHVYTFQALNDLANRVAHGLRKAGVRPGDRVALSCLTNAYFVMCYYGILKAGAVVVSLNPLLKHEEIARNLSDADVCFYLCYDGAGQLPMLTEGYTAFLETPSCTKFCLIGAMEALSYFSENIYFLDDWLENNAGHFPSVQTAADASCNIIFTSGTTGRAKGAELTHANYAVACLSYSDVMEYSSDDVILVAAPLFSVLGQTMLMGAGFYAGATLVLQSRFDPEHVLCAMVHYNVTIFSGVPTMFYGLLHYPGLRNHDLGKIREHWRTGIVGGAPVPPHLVDEVESVFGVRLQKGYGLSETTAVVAATRRDRPYAKESVGVPMWGAEIRIVDELMNDKPIGEAGEIVVRGPTVMCGYFGDPEATAVAFRGSWFHTGDVGMLDADGNLHILDRIKDMIIRGGFNVYPCQVEAVLMRHPCIKLAAVVGIPDEQLGEEIHAFVVLHEEAILTAAKILDWGREHLAAYAYPRHVSFLPSLPMGPTNKILKSELRRLAATVYTPV